A genomic region of Metopolophium dirhodum isolate CAU chromosome 1, ASM1992520v1, whole genome shotgun sequence contains the following coding sequences:
- the LOC132936217 gene encoding uncharacterized protein LOC132936217: MNILKDKNVIRYITSLDGLSPAQHLLTVCQCIKKNIPEDAHSDIAVPFSSNLAELAANQGPNHLRQIKMYITKTTYFNTDTMKFLINKMLECKDIKTIEDYYCVLDKNFKLHPPCAEYMDKEYEQLLLSLYRNNIGEMTLWDYIVECLNNITKGSLLYGDGKAFELAFKMCFSFCISILQVDFEVSKKKNNRSLVSKCLKYKLERRTRMSEISTLLDHLFNTGYNFEMPVIHLAILVNQLQCN, encoded by the coding sequence atgaacattttaaaggataaaaatgtaataagataTATTACATCATTAGATGGATTGAGTCCTGCCCAGCATCTGCTCACAGTTTGTcagtgcataaaaaaaaatataccggAAGATGCTCACTCTGACATTGCAGTTCCTTTCAGTAGTAACCTGGCTGAGTTAGCTGCTAATCAGGGGCCAAACCACTTAAGACagattaaaatgtacataacaaAAACAACTTATTTCAACACAGATACAATGAAGTTCTTAATCAACAAAATGTTAGAATGCAAAGACATTAAAACAATTGAAGATTATTATTGTGTTCTtgataaaaacttcaaactgcATCCACCGTGTGCTGAATACATGGATAAAGAGTATGAACAACTACTGCTCAGTTTATATAGGAATAATATTGGGGAAATGACTCTATGGGATTATATAGTAGAATGCTTGAATAACATAACTAAAGGATCTCTTTTATACGGGGATGGTAAAGCGTTTGAATTGGCATTCAAAATGTGTTTCAGTTTTTGCATAAGTATTTTACAAGTTGACTTTgaagtttccaaaaaaaaaaataatagatctTTGGTCTCAAAATGTCTAAAGTATAAACTTGAAAGAAGAACAAGAATGAGTGAAATCAGCACACTTTTGGATCATTTATTTAACACTGGGTATAATTTTGAAATGCCTGTTATCCACCTTGCGATACTTGTAAATCAGTTACAatgcaattaa